The following proteins are co-located in the Tachysurus vachellii isolate PV-2020 chromosome 19, HZAU_Pvac_v1, whole genome shotgun sequence genome:
- the cables2a gene encoding CDK5 and ABL1 enzyme substrate 2 isoform X3, translated as MAAAAGGAHGGTTAKPHKEHQRKSKDSRRRQAALLFLNNISLDGRPVFTLDNGVRETWSQTAEVGTPAVSVTVSTANSCGNFSQLSPFSGTALGRNNTCPQGPLSMTAVTGFSLGGNSSEVSLESGRMDPSVAFSGAQNTHPIIAKSPAGVSGANSGPPDLRQRTRNQSGSPGPVVYKKVHFIKNMRQYDTRGSSEEAQRQRNPSGGAADTVPALEGVELGALGKTVSYAQFLLPTNALVRQKSNLPLDTTTVQTPMSRNWVNSQKNFCHQRICSNIVQETAVVDELSDYDPNLLSDPQWPCGKHKRVLIFGSYVTTIIEYVKPSDLKKDMNETFKEKFPHIKLTLSKIRSLKRDMRAVSEECGLQPVTIAMAYVYFEKLVLQGRLNKPNRKLVSAVCVLLAAKISSDLKKLEVKQLIDKLEERFRISRRELIPLEFPVLVALEMALYLPDSKVMPHYRRLVQQV; from the exons ATGGCGGCGGCTGCTGGCGGTGCTCACGGTGGTACCACGGCAAAGCCACACAAAGAACATCAGCGAAAAAGTAAAGATTCCCGCCGCAGACAAGCGGCCCTGTTGTTTCTGAATAACATCTCTCTAGACGGACGGCCTGTCTTCACTCTCGATAATGGCGTCAGAGAAACTTGGAGCCAAACCGCTGAAGTCGGAACACCGGCGGTTTCTGTCACCGTGTCGACGGCGAACAGCTGCGGGAATTTCAGCCAGCTGTCACCGTTCAGTGGCACCGCTTTAGGGCGGAATAACACCTGTCCCCAGGGTCCTCTCTCCATGACCGCGGTAACAGGGTTCAGTCTGGGGGGAAACAGCAGTGAGGTGTCTTTGGAGAGCGGAAGAATGGACCCGTCTGTAGCGTTCTCCGGAGCTCAAAACACGCATCCGATCATCGCTAAATCTCCGGCCGGGGTGTCAGGCGCTAACTCCGGACCGCCGGATCTCCGGCAGCG AACACGTAATCAGTCGGGGTCTCCTGGGCCTGTGGTGTATAAGAAAGTGCACTTCATCAAAAACATGCGGCAGTATGACACTCGAGGCAGCAG TGAAGAGGCCCAGAGACAGAGGAACCCATCAGGTGGAGCAGCTGATACAGTTCCTGCGTTGGAGGGTGTGGAACTGGGGGCTTTGGGGAAG ACAGTATCTTATGCTCAGTTTCTACTTCCTACCAATGCTCTGGTCAGGCAGAAAAGCAACCTGCCTCTGGATACCACCACTGTGCAGACACCGATGTCCCGAAACTGGGTAAACAGCCAGAAAAACTTCTGTCATCAGCGTATCTGCAGCAACATTGTACAAGAAACTG CAGTTGTGGATGAGTTGTCAGATTATGACCCCAATCTGCTAAGCGATCCTCAGTGGCCATGTGGGAAGCACAAGAGGGTCTTAATCTTTGGCTCTTATGTG ACAACTATTATTGAATATGTAAAACCATCTGATCTGAAGAAGGACATGAACGAAACATTCAAGGAAAAGTTTCCCCATATTAAACTGACATTGAGCAAGATTAGAAG CTTGAAAAGAGACATGCGTGCAGTGAGCGAAGAGTGTGGGCTACAGCCGGTAACCATAGCGATGGCTTATGTGTACTTTGAGAAGTTGGTTCTTCAGGGTCGGCTGAACAAGCCCAACAGAAAACTCGTATCTGCTGTCTGTGTGCTGCTGGCAGCCAAGATCAGCAGTGACCTCAAGAAACTGGAGGTCAAACAGCTGATAGAT AAGTTGGAAGAACGTTTTCGGATAAGTCGTCGGGAGCTCATTCCCTTGGAGTTCCCTGTCCTGGTTGCACTGGAAATGGCTCTCTACCTCCCGGACAGTAAGGTCATGCCACACTATCGCAGGCTGGTACAGCAGGTGTAG
- the cables2a gene encoding CDK5 and ABL1 enzyme substrate 2 isoform X2, translating to MAAAAGGAHGGTTAKPHKEHQRKSKDSRRRQAALLFLNNISLDGRPVFTLDNGVRETWSQTAEVGTPAVSVTVSTANSCGNFSQLSPFSGTALGRNNTCPQGPLSMTAVTGFSLGGNSSEVSLESGRMDPSVAFSGAQNTHPIIAKSPAGVSGANSGPPDLRQRTRNQSGSPGPVVYKKVHFIKNMRQYDTRGSRIVVICAKRSLCAAFSVLPYGESFHISEEAQRQRNPSGGAADTVPALEGVELGALGKTVSYAQFLLPTNALVRQKSNLPLDTTTVQTPMSRNWVNSQKNFCHQRICSNIVQETVVDELSDYDPNLLSDPQWPCGKHKRVLIFGSYVTTIIEYVKPSDLKKDMNETFKEKFPHIKLTLSKIRSLKRDMRAVSEECGLQPVTIAMAYVYFEKLVLQGRLNKPNRKLVSAVCVLLAAKISSDLKKLEVKQLIDKLEERFRISRRELIPLEFPVLVALEMALYLPDSKVMPHYRRLVQQV from the exons ATGGCGGCGGCTGCTGGCGGTGCTCACGGTGGTACCACGGCAAAGCCACACAAAGAACATCAGCGAAAAAGTAAAGATTCCCGCCGCAGACAAGCGGCCCTGTTGTTTCTGAATAACATCTCTCTAGACGGACGGCCTGTCTTCACTCTCGATAATGGCGTCAGAGAAACTTGGAGCCAAACCGCTGAAGTCGGAACACCGGCGGTTTCTGTCACCGTGTCGACGGCGAACAGCTGCGGGAATTTCAGCCAGCTGTCACCGTTCAGTGGCACCGCTTTAGGGCGGAATAACACCTGTCCCCAGGGTCCTCTCTCCATGACCGCGGTAACAGGGTTCAGTCTGGGGGGAAACAGCAGTGAGGTGTCTTTGGAGAGCGGAAGAATGGACCCGTCTGTAGCGTTCTCCGGAGCTCAAAACACGCATCCGATCATCGCTAAATCTCCGGCCGGGGTGTCAGGCGCTAACTCCGGACCGCCGGATCTCCGGCAGCG AACACGTAATCAGTCGGGGTCTCCTGGGCCTGTGGTGTATAAGAAAGTGCACTTCATCAAAAACATGCGGCAGTATGACACTCGAGGCAGCAG GATTGTTGTGATCTGTGCCAAAAGATCTCTGTGTGCTGCTTTCTCTGTACTGCCCTATGGGGAGAGCTTTCACATCAG TGAAGAGGCCCAGAGACAGAGGAACCCATCAGGTGGAGCAGCTGATACAGTTCCTGCGTTGGAGGGTGTGGAACTGGGGGCTTTGGGGAAG ACAGTATCTTATGCTCAGTTTCTACTTCCTACCAATGCTCTGGTCAGGCAGAAAAGCAACCTGCCTCTGGATACCACCACTGTGCAGACACCGATGTCCCGAAACTGGGTAAACAGCCAGAAAAACTTCTGTCATCAGCGTATCTGCAGCAACATTGTACAAGAAACTG TTGTGGATGAGTTGTCAGATTATGACCCCAATCTGCTAAGCGATCCTCAGTGGCCATGTGGGAAGCACAAGAGGGTCTTAATCTTTGGCTCTTATGTG ACAACTATTATTGAATATGTAAAACCATCTGATCTGAAGAAGGACATGAACGAAACATTCAAGGAAAAGTTTCCCCATATTAAACTGACATTGAGCAAGATTAGAAG CTTGAAAAGAGACATGCGTGCAGTGAGCGAAGAGTGTGGGCTACAGCCGGTAACCATAGCGATGGCTTATGTGTACTTTGAGAAGTTGGTTCTTCAGGGTCGGCTGAACAAGCCCAACAGAAAACTCGTATCTGCTGTCTGTGTGCTGCTGGCAGCCAAGATCAGCAGTGACCTCAAGAAACTGGAGGTCAAACAGCTGATAGAT AAGTTGGAAGAACGTTTTCGGATAAGTCGTCGGGAGCTCATTCCCTTGGAGTTCCCTGTCCTGGTTGCACTGGAAATGGCTCTCTACCTCCCGGACAGTAAGGTCATGCCACACTATCGCAGGCTGGTACAGCAGGTGTAG
- the cables2a gene encoding CDK5 and ABL1 enzyme substrate 2 isoform X1: MAAAAGGAHGGTTAKPHKEHQRKSKDSRRRQAALLFLNNISLDGRPVFTLDNGVRETWSQTAEVGTPAVSVTVSTANSCGNFSQLSPFSGTALGRNNTCPQGPLSMTAVTGFSLGGNSSEVSLESGRMDPSVAFSGAQNTHPIIAKSPAGVSGANSGPPDLRQRTRNQSGSPGPVVYKKVHFIKNMRQYDTRGSRIVVICAKRSLCAAFSVLPYGESFHISEEAQRQRNPSGGAADTVPALEGVELGALGKTVSYAQFLLPTNALVRQKSNLPLDTTTVQTPMSRNWVNSQKNFCHQRICSNIVQETAVVDELSDYDPNLLSDPQWPCGKHKRVLIFGSYVTTIIEYVKPSDLKKDMNETFKEKFPHIKLTLSKIRSLKRDMRAVSEECGLQPVTIAMAYVYFEKLVLQGRLNKPNRKLVSAVCVLLAAKISSDLKKLEVKQLIDKLEERFRISRRELIPLEFPVLVALEMALYLPDSKVMPHYRRLVQQV; encoded by the exons ATGGCGGCGGCTGCTGGCGGTGCTCACGGTGGTACCACGGCAAAGCCACACAAAGAACATCAGCGAAAAAGTAAAGATTCCCGCCGCAGACAAGCGGCCCTGTTGTTTCTGAATAACATCTCTCTAGACGGACGGCCTGTCTTCACTCTCGATAATGGCGTCAGAGAAACTTGGAGCCAAACCGCTGAAGTCGGAACACCGGCGGTTTCTGTCACCGTGTCGACGGCGAACAGCTGCGGGAATTTCAGCCAGCTGTCACCGTTCAGTGGCACCGCTTTAGGGCGGAATAACACCTGTCCCCAGGGTCCTCTCTCCATGACCGCGGTAACAGGGTTCAGTCTGGGGGGAAACAGCAGTGAGGTGTCTTTGGAGAGCGGAAGAATGGACCCGTCTGTAGCGTTCTCCGGAGCTCAAAACACGCATCCGATCATCGCTAAATCTCCGGCCGGGGTGTCAGGCGCTAACTCCGGACCGCCGGATCTCCGGCAGCG AACACGTAATCAGTCGGGGTCTCCTGGGCCTGTGGTGTATAAGAAAGTGCACTTCATCAAAAACATGCGGCAGTATGACACTCGAGGCAGCAG GATTGTTGTGATCTGTGCCAAAAGATCTCTGTGTGCTGCTTTCTCTGTACTGCCCTATGGGGAGAGCTTTCACATCAG TGAAGAGGCCCAGAGACAGAGGAACCCATCAGGTGGAGCAGCTGATACAGTTCCTGCGTTGGAGGGTGTGGAACTGGGGGCTTTGGGGAAG ACAGTATCTTATGCTCAGTTTCTACTTCCTACCAATGCTCTGGTCAGGCAGAAAAGCAACCTGCCTCTGGATACCACCACTGTGCAGACACCGATGTCCCGAAACTGGGTAAACAGCCAGAAAAACTTCTGTCATCAGCGTATCTGCAGCAACATTGTACAAGAAACTG CAGTTGTGGATGAGTTGTCAGATTATGACCCCAATCTGCTAAGCGATCCTCAGTGGCCATGTGGGAAGCACAAGAGGGTCTTAATCTTTGGCTCTTATGTG ACAACTATTATTGAATATGTAAAACCATCTGATCTGAAGAAGGACATGAACGAAACATTCAAGGAAAAGTTTCCCCATATTAAACTGACATTGAGCAAGATTAGAAG CTTGAAAAGAGACATGCGTGCAGTGAGCGAAGAGTGTGGGCTACAGCCGGTAACCATAGCGATGGCTTATGTGTACTTTGAGAAGTTGGTTCTTCAGGGTCGGCTGAACAAGCCCAACAGAAAACTCGTATCTGCTGTCTGTGTGCTGCTGGCAGCCAAGATCAGCAGTGACCTCAAGAAACTGGAGGTCAAACAGCTGATAGAT AAGTTGGAAGAACGTTTTCGGATAAGTCGTCGGGAGCTCATTCCCTTGGAGTTCCCTGTCCTGGTTGCACTGGAAATGGCTCTCTACCTCCCGGACAGTAAGGTCATGCCACACTATCGCAGGCTGGTACAGCAGGTGTAG
- the LOC132861864 gene encoding proteasomal ubiquitin receptor ADRM1-like isoform X2, whose amino-acid sequence MSSGALFPSLVSGSRGSSSKYLVEFRAGKMSLKGSIVTPDKRKGQVYIQQTDDSLIHFCWKDRTSGNVEDDLIIFPDDCEFKKVSQCTTGRVFVLKFKAGSKRLFFWMQEPKTDKDDEYCRKVNEYLNNPPIPGSLGGGGSSHELSALGGEGGLQSLLGNVSHNQLMQLIGPTGLGGLGLGALAGPGLASLLGGSVPATSSSSSSSRSQSTAVTPSSTSAATRINSSQAPTTPTTPSATTGASPVTTPTTPAAPAPSAGAASPTQPIQLSDLQNILATMNVPATGQGVDLASVVTPEVMAPILANAEIQQRLLPFLPSGESLPQSTDELHNTLTSPQFQQAMSLFSSALASGQLGPLMNQFGLPSEAVDAANKGDVEAFAKAMEGEAKTEQEGKPKDKKDDEEDMSLD is encoded by the exons ATGTCTTCGGGGGCCTTATTTCCAAGTTTGGTGTCTGGGTCACGTGGTTCATCCAGCAAATACCTGGTGGAGTTCCGTGCTGGGAAAATGAGCTTAAAAGGAAGCATTGTGACCCCTGACAAACGCAAAGGTCAAGTCTACATTCAGCAGACTGACGACTCACTTATTCACTTCTGCTGGAAGGACAGGACATCTGGGAATGTGGAAGAT gatttaattatttttccgGATGACTGCGAGTTCAAGAAAGTCAGTCAGTGCACAACAGGCCGTGTCTTTGTGCTGAAGTTTAAAGCAGGCTCCAAGCGGCTCTTCTTTTGGATGCAG GAACCTAAAACGGATAAAGATGATGAGTACTGCAGGAAAGTAAATGAGTACTTGAATAACCCACCCATACCTGGTTCCCTTGGTGGTGGAGGCAGCAGTCATGAGCTTTCAGCTTTAGGAG GTGAAGGTGGCCTGCAGAGTCTTCTGGGTAATGTGAGTCATAATCAATTGATGCAGCTGATAGGACCAACTGGACTTGGTGGACTTG GACTTGGGGCTTTAGCTGGACCAGGACTTGCCAGCCTGCTGGGAGGCAGTGTTCCAGCAACCAGCAGTTCATCTTCCAG CTCGCGCAGTCAGTCCACGGCTGTCACCCCTTCTTCCACATCAGCAGCTACCCGCATCAACTCCTCTCAAGCTCCAACCACTCCCACTACCCCTTCAGCTACCACTGGAGCCTCACCTGTGACCACACCTACCACTCCTGCAGCCCCTGCTCCGTCTGCTGGGGCTGCTAGCCCCACCCAGCCTATCCAGCTCAGTGACTTGCAGAATATCCTGGCAACCATGAATGTTCCTGCAACTGGGCAAGGAG TTGATCTTGCCAGTGTAGTAACACCAGAGGTCATGGCACCGATCTTGGCAAATGCAGAGATTCAGCAGAGGCTGCTTCCCTTCCTTCCATCTGGAGAATCTCTTCCTCAAAGCACCGATGAACTCCATAACACGCTCACCTCACCACAATTTCAGCAG gcTATGAGTTTGTTTAGCAGTGCTTTAGCATCAGGACAGTTAGGACCCCTGATGAATCAGTTCGGGTTGCCCTCAGAAGCTGTAGATGCAGCCAACAAAGGAG ATGTAGAAGCATTTGCCAAGGCTATGGAAGGTGAAGCTAAAACCGAGCAAGAAGGAAAACCTAAAGACAAGAAAGACGATGAGGAAGACATGAGCCTCGATTAG
- the LOC132861864 gene encoding proteasomal ubiquitin receptor ADRM1-like isoform X1 has product MSSGALFPSLVSGSRGSSSKYLVEFRAGKMSLKGSIVTPDKRKGQVYIQQTDDSLIHFCWKDRTSGNVEDDLIIFPDDCEFKKVSQCTTGRVFVLKFKAGSKRLFFWMQEPKTDKDDEYCRKVNEYLNNPPIPGSLGGGGSSHELSALGGEGGLQSLLGNVSHNQLMQLIGPTGLGGLGGLGALAGPGLASLLGGSVPATSSSSSSSRSQSTAVTPSSTSAATRINSSQAPTTPTTPSATTGASPVTTPTTPAAPAPSAGAASPTQPIQLSDLQNILATMNVPATGQGVDLASVVTPEVMAPILANAEIQQRLLPFLPSGESLPQSTDELHNTLTSPQFQQAMSLFSSALASGQLGPLMNQFGLPSEAVDAANKGDVEAFAKAMEGEAKTEQEGKPKDKKDDEEDMSLD; this is encoded by the exons ATGTCTTCGGGGGCCTTATTTCCAAGTTTGGTGTCTGGGTCACGTGGTTCATCCAGCAAATACCTGGTGGAGTTCCGTGCTGGGAAAATGAGCTTAAAAGGAAGCATTGTGACCCCTGACAAACGCAAAGGTCAAGTCTACATTCAGCAGACTGACGACTCACTTATTCACTTCTGCTGGAAGGACAGGACATCTGGGAATGTGGAAGAT gatttaattatttttccgGATGACTGCGAGTTCAAGAAAGTCAGTCAGTGCACAACAGGCCGTGTCTTTGTGCTGAAGTTTAAAGCAGGCTCCAAGCGGCTCTTCTTTTGGATGCAG GAACCTAAAACGGATAAAGATGATGAGTACTGCAGGAAAGTAAATGAGTACTTGAATAACCCACCCATACCTGGTTCCCTTGGTGGTGGAGGCAGCAGTCATGAGCTTTCAGCTTTAGGAG GTGAAGGTGGCCTGCAGAGTCTTCTGGGTAATGTGAGTCATAATCAATTGATGCAGCTGATAGGACCAACTGGACTTGGTGGACTTG GAGGACTTGGGGCTTTAGCTGGACCAGGACTTGCCAGCCTGCTGGGAGGCAGTGTTCCAGCAACCAGCAGTTCATCTTCCAG CTCGCGCAGTCAGTCCACGGCTGTCACCCCTTCTTCCACATCAGCAGCTACCCGCATCAACTCCTCTCAAGCTCCAACCACTCCCACTACCCCTTCAGCTACCACTGGAGCCTCACCTGTGACCACACCTACCACTCCTGCAGCCCCTGCTCCGTCTGCTGGGGCTGCTAGCCCCACCCAGCCTATCCAGCTCAGTGACTTGCAGAATATCCTGGCAACCATGAATGTTCCTGCAACTGGGCAAGGAG TTGATCTTGCCAGTGTAGTAACACCAGAGGTCATGGCACCGATCTTGGCAAATGCAGAGATTCAGCAGAGGCTGCTTCCCTTCCTTCCATCTGGAGAATCTCTTCCTCAAAGCACCGATGAACTCCATAACACGCTCACCTCACCACAATTTCAGCAG gcTATGAGTTTGTTTAGCAGTGCTTTAGCATCAGGACAGTTAGGACCCCTGATGAATCAGTTCGGGTTGCCCTCAGAAGCTGTAGATGCAGCCAACAAAGGAG ATGTAGAAGCATTTGCCAAGGCTATGGAAGGTGAAGCTAAAACCGAGCAAGAAGGAAAACCTAAAGACAAGAAAGACGATGAGGAAGACATGAGCCTCGATTAG